In Gammaproteobacteria bacterium, the following are encoded in one genomic region:
- a CDS encoding PEP-CTERM sorting domain-containing protein, whose translation MKRFLLLIAVLVVGMVGSVNAAPIQYNFQNSGSGSSPSMDFTVDGLTVTITATYNGFSNSADVSRDVHGLGVRNGHLDSSDIDGRWRDDYLTLSFDRAVSLIGFNFAHDTLNDEFDLYVDGISVAHNLETTGGWETFSLGTYVSDSFTIRASEWNDNFVLSGMRVQAVPEPALVFLMGFGLLGMGVMARRRV comes from the coding sequence ATGAAGCGATTTTTGTTGTTAATAGCGGTACTGGTTGTTGGAATGGTCGGCAGTGTCAATGCGGCACCGATCCAATACAACTTCCAAAACAGTGGCAGCGGCAGTTCTCCATCAATGGACTTTACGGTGGACGGTTTGACCGTGACCATTACCGCAACCTACAACGGCTTCAGTAACAGTGCTGATGTTAGCCGGGATGTCCATGGCCTTGGGGTACGAAATGGCCACCTTGACAGCTCCGATATTGATGGTCGCTGGCGTGATGATTACTTGACGCTTTCATTTGACCGGGCAGTTAGTCTGATCGGTTTCAATTTTGCACACGATACACTTAATGATGAGTTTGATCTCTATGTGGATGGTATCAGTGTGGCCCACAACCTTGAAACCACGGGTGGTTGGGAGACCTTCTCTTTAGGTACTTATGTGAGTGACTCTTTTACGATTCGCGCTAGTGAGTGGAATGATAACTTTGTGCTGAGCGGTATGCGCGTTCAAGCGGTTCCTGAGCCGGCGCTTGTTTTTCTGATGGGGTTCGGCCTGCTTGGAATGGGCGTTATGGCCCGCCGCCGTGTTTAA